The genomic DNA TCCTCGGTGAGGTGGACGCGGTCGCCCTTGGCCGTGGTGAGCGTCAGCTTTCCCTGGCCGGCCTCGGCGGTGAGCGGGCCGGCGGCGAGGGCGCGGGCGAGGGTCGTCTCGAACTCCATCGGACGCTTCTCGCAGGCCATCTCGGTGCTGAGCGTTCTGCTCAGGGTGATGCGGTCGCCCTTGAAGGTCGCGGTCGAGTGGAAGCTGTTGCAGCCGTAGTTGCCCGTGGCCCGGCCGTCCTCGGCGATCTCCACATGGGCGCCGTCGGGTGCCTGGTGGGTGGTGCCGTTCACGGTCACGCTGTCCACGGTCCAGTGGACGCCGGTGACGGACGGTTCGGTGTCCGCGCCGACGGAGCTGCTGCCCGTACCGCCGCCCTTCTCATTGCCGCAGGCCACGGCCAGCGGGAGCAGGGTCAGGGCGGTGAGGGTCAAGGCCGGGAGTGTCAGTCGCTGCCTGTACATGCCGGTTGGACGGGGCGGGTGGGGTGATTGGTTCCGCTCCGGGCGGCCACGCGTGCTCGGGTCAGCTTGTGGCCAGCTCGTGTCAGCTTGTGGCCGGCTCGGGTCAGCTTGTGGCCGGCTGGTGGCCGGCTCGGGTCAACTCGTGACCGGCTCGGGTCAGCTCATGAGGGGGAGCAGTCCGCCCAGGTCGGCCCGCTCGCCGCTCGCGCTGACCTGGGCGTCGTCGAGCGCGGTCGTCCAGTCGAGGCGGCCTGTC from Streptomyces avermitilis MA-4680 = NBRC 14893 includes the following:
- a CDS encoding META domain-containing protein — translated: MYRQRLTLPALTLTALTLLPLAVACGNEKGGGTGSSSVGADTEPSVTGVHWTVDSVTVNGTTHQAPDGAHVEIAEDGRATGNYGCNSFHSTATFKGDRITLSRTLSTEMACEKRPMEFETTLARALAAGPLTAEAGQGKLTLTTAKGDRVHLTEEKDAPLYGTKWTVNSLIGGDVAQSLPAAADGKAWLTFTKKSESGDKKSGEKERGDKEVGTVSGSLGCNRVSAMATVRGSHITLGAPRTTRQMCSGSLMTTEKSLLKLFDSTVSYRIDHRAITLTSENGEGIGAIADR